A region of Micromonospora sp. WMMD882 DNA encodes the following proteins:
- a CDS encoding bifunctional DNA primase/polymerase, with protein sequence MWRTVGPRVVHLSPLERVRLRRIAVRYALRGWAVTPGACLARSRFVCGRAGCPTVGCHPALPEWELAASTDPARVATWWRSRPYALLLPTGRAFDVLEVPAYLGRAARAAVDAVPVARGPVAVTPTGQWMFLVSPGEPLRPELERCFHVIRHGLGSWIPAPPTRLPEGPVRWALAPEQARWRLPDAYLAQTVLVELLRASGLTTPAPAVGALPGRLPLPRRGH encoded by the coding sequence ATGTGGCGGACCGTCGGACCGCGCGTCGTCCATCTGTCACCACTGGAACGGGTCCGGCTACGCCGGATCGCGGTCCGGTACGCGCTGCGCGGCTGGGCGGTCACCCCCGGCGCCTGCCTGGCCCGCAGCAGGTTCGTCTGCGGGCGGGCCGGTTGCCCCACCGTCGGCTGCCACCCCGCGCTGCCGGAGTGGGAGCTCGCCGCCAGCACCGACCCGGCCCGGGTGGCGACCTGGTGGCGCAGCCGCCCGTACGCGCTGCTGCTGCCCACCGGCCGCGCCTTCGACGTGCTGGAGGTGCCGGCCTACCTGGGACGGGCGGCCCGCGCCGCGGTCGACGCGGTCCCGGTGGCCCGGGGCCCGGTCGCGGTCACCCCGACCGGCCAGTGGATGTTCCTGGTCAGCCCCGGTGAGCCGCTGCGGCCGGAGCTGGAACGCTGCTTCCACGTCATCCGGCACGGGCTGGGCTCGTGGATCCCCGCCCCGCCCACCCGGCTGCCCGAGGGGCCGGTGCGCTGGGCGCTCGCCCCGGAGCAGGCCCGCTGGCGGCTGCCCGACGCGTACCTGGCGCAGACGGTGCTCGTCGAGCTGCTGCGGGCGAGCGGG